A stretch of DNA from Mucilaginibacter daejeonensis:
CCCATAAGGCATACCATCAAATTGCTGTGGCATACGATCATGGTAATTACCGATCAGCGTTTGTGCACGTTGGCTACCTACACTGGTCAGTTTAGGATACTTCTTGATCTCAATACGCCAGCCCTGGTCGTCAGTAAGGTGCCAGTGGAACTTATTGAGCTTGTAAGCTGCCATCAGGTCGATGTAACGCTTTACGAACTCGATGCTGAAGAAATGACGACAAACGTCCAGGTGCATGCCCCGGTAGCCAAAGCGTGGCATATCCTCTATGCGGGCACATGGGATCTTAGCTGTAGCGGCACGCTCTATCGGGAGTAATTGGATCAGTGTTTGTACTCCGTAAAAAAGACCTGCGCCTTTTGCAGCGATGGTGATACGTTGCGGAGATATGGTGAGGCGATAACCCTCTGCAGGTAAACCTTCGGTACCGGCCGATGTGAACACGATCACGTTGCTGGCGGCCGAACCCTTGTTAGGCAGCACCTTGTTCTTTAATACGAATTTGCTTTGCAGGTAGCTGCTCAGGAATTGCACCGACCTATCCGAGACGGTATCGGCCATGATGGTGGTCTCCTGGCTTAACACGAAATTACCGGCTTGCTTTTGAACCGTTACCGGTGCGGGTATGATCCCCATGTAAGGGTCGGCCGGGGCCGGTGTTTGGGTTTGGGCGTTGGCAGCGCCTGTTAATAGTATTAGTGAGATACAGAACGATAGACAGGTTTTATAAGACATATCAAGTTTACTCAATTAGTTCGTCACGAAAACGTGAAGTTAACAGATCTTGTTCTATACAGGCTTATGCATTGCAAAAAAGATGGCGGATAACCTCAATTTTAAGCACATGTGTGCCCGTTCGGTGTTATAACTCATGAACAAGAACTTTTCACATGCGACCTATCAGCTTTTTACTTCCATTAATATTGATGGCGGCCAAACCTGCCGACCAACCGATCAAGACCGTACAGGTGCCAGCATCTGCCATCCCGAAGGATATCAAGTACTCGGGCAAGATCATCAACAGCGTAAAATATACCGATGCCGGTGGAGACCATCTGGTGATCACTACCGAGACCTTAAGCGGTACTTACCTGAAAGATGACGCAGATACCCGCAAGGCCGAGATACATGCATGGAACTATGACCTCAAGCCTGGTCACCAATTATTATGGAAGGTGGCAGACCTAAGTGAGTGCCCGATAGTGGATGTGACCGCCAAGTACGTTCCGCGCACCTTTGCCGTTACCGATCTTGATCATAATGGCACTGCCGAGGTGTGGCTCATGTACAAGACCGCCTGCCGTGGTGATGTAAGCCCAAGCACCATGAAGATCGTAATGTATGAAGGTCAAAAAAAATATGCTGTACGCGGCACCAGCCGTGTAGCCCTTGGGAAGGGAGAAAGCGAGGGCGGTGCTTATACCTTAGACGCCGCCTTTAAAGCCGCGCCTGAACGGTTCAGGCAATATGCAACAAGCCTGTGGAAAAAGAATATCAACGAGGTTTGGGAATAAAACACTAAAGCCATCCTGTTGGGTATGGCTTTAGTGTTTTATAAAGATCTTACTTATATTATTGATGTGCCATCATTTCTTCGGCTTCTTTATCGGCTAAATAACGCTCGGCGTCCAGCGCGGCCATACAGCCTGTACCGGCTGCGGTCACTGCCTGGCGGTAGATGTTATCCTGCGCATCACCACAGCAGAACACGCCCTCTACGTTAGTATGGGTACTGCCTGCCTTGGTGCGGATATAGCCTGTCTCGTCCATATCGATTATACCTTTAAAAATGTCAGTGTTCGGATGGTGACCAATAGCCACAAAGAAACCGGTCACGTCCAGTATTCTTTCCTCGTTGGTTTGGTTGTTCAACACTGCAACACCAGTAACACCGGTATCGCCACCTAATATCTCCTTGGTCTCGGTGTTGTAGATCACCTCGATGTTAGGTGTGTTCAGCACGCGGGTAACCATGGCCTTTGAGGCACGGAACTCATCGCGGCGAACAAGCATATAAACTTTGCGACATAATTTAGCCAGATAGGTAGCTTCTTCGGCAGCGGTATCACCGGCACCAACGATGGCCACATCCTGACCACGGAAGAAGAAACCATCGCACACGGCACATGCGGAGACGCCAAAGCCGTTAAATTTTTGCTCTGACTCCAGGCCAAGCCATTTAGCCGAGGCACCGGTCGATATGATCACGGTATCAGCAGTGATGGTTTTTACCTCGTCGACAACTACTTTGTGTGGCAAGCTCGAAAAATCTACCGAGCTCACATATCCAAAACGGATGTCGGTACCAAAACGCTCGGCCTGCTTGCGCAGGTCATCCATCATTTCAGGGCCCATCACACCATTTGGATAGCCAGGAAAGTTCTCCACATCAGTAGTTTGGGTGAGTTGACCGCCGGCCAGCATACCCGTATATAGCACGGGTTTAAGATCGGCACGGGCAGCATATATAGCAGCGGTATAGCCTGCAGGGCCTGAGCCAATAATGAGGCATTTAACGTGTTCAGTATCTTGAGACATCGACATAATATTAAGCTTACAAAGCTACGCTTTTAACCGCTATACAACAAATGCTGTACCGTTGGCATCAGGCCATGGTCTTTTGGCAGACGAGCCGCACATCACTGCCAAAATTAATTAGTAGTTAGATCATGTAACAGTTCTTGAAAGTTTAGCGTAAACAAGTCAGGTCGCACAAGCGTTGACCAATACCGGATCTAATAGCCGTTACTATGATCATCATGACCATTATTTACTTGTGTAAACGTTATAACGTTATCGCTTGGTTCAAAAAGCAACCTGCCGCAACATCCTGACCAGGGTATTATTTACGATTGAGCAGTTCGATGATAAGCTCTTTGTCCTTAAGCTGACTCTCTAATAAGCTGATCTGCTTTTTGAGGCTTTCACGCTCATTGTAATAACCTTCAGAGGGCTCGGCCACCTGGGTCAGATGCTCGGGTAGTCTGTATGGAACGCTGCCGGAAGAATGGTCATCAAAAAAGAAAGGGATGGGCTGCTTTAACACCTGCGATATCTTGCGCAGGGTCTTGACCTTGATACTCTCGGTCGAAAGCATTTTGTAGAAGCCTGCCTCGGTCATTTCAATGTGCTTTGCCAGATCAGATAACGTAATGCCTAAGGCTTTGGCTTGTTGCCTTATATTACGCTCGATCACTCCAAAGAAATTGTCAGGTCTTTTGTCAGGCATTTCAGGTAACACTAAGTTTTTTATAGGATGATATAACACATTACACAACTTTAATTAAGCTGCATGCATTCAATTTATCAAATTACCTGAAGTTATAGATGGGATATTAAAATTTTGAAGATAACACCGGGTCAAATCACGGATTATGTGATCACAGCTCGAAATTTTTTTTCTGTAGAGTTTGACTCGACCTACCAAAGCCATTACATACCCAGATCCATGTTTAAAACCTGAAGTTGTTAGTATATATTTAACTAAACTTTATTATATCCGTATAAAACATCGTGGAAACCACCGAATATTTGATCATTTTATTGGAAGAACTCCGTATCAAACGCTCAGTATTTGACGAGCAGATCCGTGCCGTGATCGCTGCCCCTCGCGACACGGGCATCGAGAGCGCTCATCGGGAAGAGTTCATGCATTTCCTTGCGCAACGCATCATCCATATCGAACGCAAGATCAACGACCGGCTCAATGATATCAAGCTTGATCTTGACCAGATCGCTGACCGCTGATCAGGTCAGGTCACGGTCTTTGAACCATACCTCATCCGGCCGTGCCTCAAAGCCATCCAGCAAGTTCACCAATTCGATCGGGTCGGTCGAGGTAAGCACCAGTTCGCGGTTCGCCGGTTTCAGGAACTTTTGCTCCACCATCACATCCATTTGCTTGAGCAGCATATCATAAAAGCCATTCACGTTCAGGATGCCGATCGGTTTTGTATGCAGGCCCAACTGTAACCAGGTGAGCACCTCAAAAAATTCCTCCAACGTACCGAAGCCACCGGGAAGCGTCATGATCGCATCGCAAAGATCATTCATCATTTGCTTACGCTGATGCATATTCTGTACAACGTGTAACTCAGTAAGCCCGGTGTGGCCAACCTCTTTGTTCATCAGGAATTCAGGTATCACACCAATGGTCTTGCCACCTTTACTGATCACCGCATCGGCGATCATGCCCATCACCCCTACCCGGCCTCCACCGAACACTAAGGCGATGTTGCGGCTCACCATTACCTGGGCCAGTTGTTCAATGGCCTGGGCCAACAGCGGATCACCGTTGTAGTTGGCTCCGCAAAATATACATAGTGCTTTCATTGTGTTATTCAGTATCGGGTGCTAAATTAAACAAAGAATATAGTGGTTAGCACCACGAAGGATGTGTTACTTGTTATAAAAAGTATTCATTAATTGATAACGGTCATCGTGCTTAGCTTCCTCCGAACGGCTGTTCACATCGATGATCATGATCTGTTTAGGTACCCGCTCTTGAAGGCTGTACCACTTAGGCAATTTGGTTGTACTGCTTGTAGCGCTCATTATACCATTGGGGTTGCCTGTCTTGATGAAATTGACAAAATAGCTTTGCATGGTATTGGATACCTGATGATCATCGAGCGACCAGGCGTATACTTTGTTGTAACGAAGGTTACCCATAGCATACTCGATCTCGGCCGAGTGCGATGCGCCTTTTGCAGCGGGCTTACCGTCAACAGTGGCAGGCCTTGGCCTTGTATAGTAATAACGGTATACCGGTTCACCGCTGGTACGGCTATGCAGATCAGTGAACTTCCAGGTGGCGTAAGAGATGAACCGGTCAGAGGCCAGTTCGGTGGCTACCTGTTCCACATCGGCATCTGTAGCTGGCTTGTACACTTCGACCACGGCCTGTGCCTTGTCGGGATATAGTCGTTGCAGTGCTGCCTTGTAGTTCTCGATGGTCGGTTCGGCTTTGCCCAATATGGCCTGCGGTCCCCCTTCGGCCGAGTTCCAACCTGCCAGTAAGGGCACCTTCATTTGCTGGCCTGTGTTAAAGGTCTCCTGCGGCTGTTCGGTCAGGAAGTAGCCATCGATGGTCACATAAAAACGGGTGCCCTGGGCAGACCTTAACATATCTTCGGCAGGGATCTTGCGCAGGTCACTGAGCGTAGTGGCACCTACCTTTTTAGCGAAGTCAACACCTGCTTGTTCCGCTTCGGCTAAGGGTGCTGGTGCAAGGTTGCCCAATATGGCGCCACTCTCGCCTATAGCGCCGGCAAATAGGCCTTTTGATAATGGTGACACCACCTGTGCACTCACCGACATAGAACCGGCCGACTCCCCGGCGATGGTGACACGTTTAGGGTCGCCACCGAAAGCGGCTATATTCTTTTGCACCCAAAGCAATGCCGCATGCTGATCCATCAACCCATAATTGCCCGATGAGTGATGTACCGATGTCCGGGTCAGTTCGGGATGAGCCATGAAACCGAACACGCCCAAACGGTAGTTCACCGTGATGGCGATCATTCCTTTGGTGGCCATGTTTTCGCCATCGTACCGGCCTTCAGAACCATCGCCCATTTGCAGGCCGCCGCCGTAGAAGTAAACCAATACCGGCAGCTTCTTGCCCTTTGCGTTGGCGGGTGCCCATACGTTCAGGTATAAGCAATCTTCACTCTTGCCCGCGCTGCGGAAGATCATATCGGTATACAAGAAAGGCTGCATGGCTTGCGGACCAAAATGATCAGCCCTACGTACGCCTTCCCAGTTCTTGGGTTCCTTTGGTTCGGTCCAGCGCAGTTCACCTACAGGGGGTTGGGCAAATGGGATCCCCTTAAACGAATGAACGCCACTTGCTTCGGCCACACCTTCCACAATGCCGTTGGCGGTACGCACCTGAAGATCCTTGCCGCCAGTTTGTGCCATAGCCCCAAAAGCAGTCAAGGTAAGTAGAATGGAATAGAATATTTTCATAACGGTAGATCTGTATCAGTAACGCAAGATAGTGCTTATAAGCCCACCTTATAAATAAAAAAAGGTCATTGAGTTATCACCAAAAATGATAGCTCAATGACCCAGTAACTTTATACCTAAAAACTACCTGGTGTAGTTAGGTGCTTCTTTAGTGATGGTGATATCGTGCGGGTGCGACTCGCGGATACCGGCCGCCGTAATGCGTACGAAGCGGGCCTTTTGCAGGGTAGCGATATCCTTGGCACCGCAATACCCCATACTGGCTTTCAAACCGCCAACAAATTGGTAAGTGACCTCGGCCAACGTACCTTTGAAAGGCACACGACCAACGATACCTTCGGGTACCAATTTCTTGATGTCATCCTCTACGTCCTGAAAATAACGATCTTTTGAACCTGATTCCATGGCCTCGATCGAACCCATGCCACGGTATGATTTGAAACGACGGCCTTCGTAAATGATGGTCTCGCCTGGTGATTCTTCCACACCGGCAAATAACGAACCTGCCATGATCGAGCTAGCACCGGCTGCTATAGCCTTGGCGATATCGCCTGTATGCTTGATACCACCATCAGCGATCACTGGTACGCCGGTACCCTCTAAGGCCTTGGCACACTCGTAAACAGCATATAGTTGCGGTACACCCACACCAGCAATGATACGGGTCGTACAGATCGAACCCGGACCGATACCCACTTTTACCGCATCGGCACCAGCCTCGGCCAGCGCGCGGGCAGCATCGGCAGTGGCAATATTACCGGCGATCACTTGCAGATCAGGGTATTTGGCTTTAACGGCTTTCAGTTGGTTGATGACCCCTTTGGAGTGACCGTGTGCTGTATCGATCGCGATCACATCCACACCTGCTTTAACCAGGGCATCAACACGATCCATGGTATCGGCAGTTACGCCTACGGCTGCGCCTACCCTTAAGCGGCCATGCTCATCCTTACAAGCTATAGGGTAGTTCTTAAATTTTTGGATATCCTTGAAAGTGATCAGTCCGCATAAGCGGCCGTCGCCATCAACAACGGGTAGCTTCTCGATCTTTTGGTCTTGCAGTATCTCTTCGGCCTGCAGCAAGGTAGTACCTTGTGGCGCGGTGATCAGGTTCTCGCTGGTCATCACATCACGTACGGGCCTGTCCATTTGTTTTTGGAAGCGCAGATCGCGGTTGGTCACGATGCCTTTCAGTTTGTGGTCGGCATCGATCACCGGTATGCCACCGATCCTGTACTCACGCATGATCTTGAACGCGTCAGACACCAGGGCATTCTCATCCAACGTTACCGGATCCTGGATCATACCACTTTCCGAGCGTTTTACCTTGCGCACCTCATCGGCCTGGGCCTGTATGCTCATATTCTTGTGCAGCATACCTAAACCACCGGCCTGTGCAATGGCAATAGCCAGTTGCGACTCGGTAACGGTGTCCATAGCGGCAGATACGACAGGGATGTTCAGCCTGATCTTTTTGGTCAGGTAAGAGCTGGTATCAACCTCGCGCGGTAAAACTTCTGAATAAGCCGGAAGGAGAAGAACGTCATCATACGTTAGGCCTTCGGCAACAAATTTGGATGGATCGAGCTGCATGGCAAATAAATATTATTATATGTTATTTGCCGGGCAAAGGTAGCATTTTATGTGCAGATGTGCAAGCGGGCAAATGTGCAGATGAATAAATGATATGGAGATGAGGAAGATGTGCGAATGTGCAGATGGGAAATGTGTAGATGTGCAAGCGGGCTAACATCCCCTACTGATGATGATAAGGTTCGCCTTTGATGATGCTGAACGCCCGGTATAGCTGCTCTACAAAGAAAAGCCTTACCATTTGGTGCGAAAAGGTCATGCGCGACAGCGCAAGCTTGGCGTTGGCCCGCTCGTAAACCGAACTGTCAAAACCGTAGGGCCCACCGATCACGAACACAAGCGACTGTACAGAGCCGATGGCCTTTTTGTCCAGGTA
This window harbors:
- the guaB gene encoding IMP dehydrogenase yields the protein MQLDPSKFVAEGLTYDDVLLLPAYSEVLPREVDTSSYLTKKIRLNIPVVSAAMDTVTESQLAIAIAQAGGLGMLHKNMSIQAQADEVRKVKRSESGMIQDPVTLDENALVSDAFKIMREYRIGGIPVIDADHKLKGIVTNRDLRFQKQMDRPVRDVMTSENLITAPQGTTLLQAEEILQDQKIEKLPVVDGDGRLCGLITFKDIQKFKNYPIACKDEHGRLRVGAAVGVTADTMDRVDALVKAGVDVIAIDTAHGHSKGVINQLKAVKAKYPDLQVIAGNIATADAARALAEAGADAVKVGIGPGSICTTRIIAGVGVPQLYAVYECAKALEGTGVPVIADGGIKHTGDIAKAIAAGASSIMAGSLFAGVEESPGETIIYEGRRFKSYRGMGSIEAMESGSKDRYFQDVEDDIKKLVPEGIVGRVPFKGTLAEVTYQFVGGLKASMGYCGAKDIATLQKARFVRITAAGIRESHPHDITITKEAPNYTR
- a CDS encoding carboxylesterase/lipase family protein; translation: MAQTGGKDLQVRTANGIVEGVAEASGVHSFKGIPFAQPPVGELRWTEPKEPKNWEGVRRADHFGPQAMQPFLYTDMIFRSAGKSEDCLYLNVWAPANAKGKKLPVLVYFYGGGLQMGDGSEGRYDGENMATKGMIAITVNYRLGVFGFMAHPELTRTSVHHSSGNYGLMDQHAALLWVQKNIAAFGGDPKRVTIAGESAGSMSVSAQVVSPLSKGLFAGAIGESGAILGNLAPAPLAEAEQAGVDFAKKVGATTLSDLRKIPAEDMLRSAQGTRFYVTIDGYFLTEQPQETFNTGQQMKVPLLAGWNSAEGGPQAILGKAEPTIENYKAALQRLYPDKAQAVVEVYKPATDADVEQVATELASDRFISYATWKFTDLHSRTSGEPVYRYYYTRPRPATVDGKPAAKGASHSAEIEYAMGNLRYNKVYAWSLDDHQVSNTMQSYFVNFIKTGNPNGIMSATSSTTKLPKWYSLQERVPKQIMIIDVNSRSEEAKHDDRYQLMNTFYNK
- a CDS encoding LOG family protein, yielding MKALCIFCGANYNGDPLLAQAIEQLAQVMVSRNIALVFGGGRVGVMGMIADAVISKGGKTIGVIPEFLMNKEVGHTGLTELHVVQNMHQRKQMMNDLCDAIMTLPGGFGTLEEFFEVLTWLQLGLHTKPIGILNVNGFYDMLLKQMDVMVEQKFLKPANRELVLTSTDPIELVNLLDGFEARPDEVWFKDRDLT
- the trxB gene encoding thioredoxin-disulfide reductase codes for the protein MSQDTEHVKCLIIGSGPAGYTAAIYAARADLKPVLYTGMLAGGQLTQTTDVENFPGYPNGVMGPEMMDDLRKQAERFGTDIRFGYVSSVDFSSLPHKVVVDEVKTITADTVIISTGASAKWLGLESEQKFNGFGVSACAVCDGFFFRGQDVAIVGAGDTAAEEATYLAKLCRKVYMLVRRDEFRASKAMVTRVLNTPNIEVIYNTETKEILGGDTGVTGVAVLNNQTNEERILDVTGFFVAIGHHPNTDIFKGIIDMDETGYIRTKAGSTHTNVEGVFCCGDAQDNIYRQAVTAAGTGCMAALDAERYLADKEAEEMMAHQ
- a CDS encoding helix-turn-helix domain-containing protein, coding for MPDKRPDNFFGVIERNIRQQAKALGITLSDLAKHIEMTEAGFYKMLSTESIKVKTLRKISQVLKQPIPFFFDDHSSGSVPYRLPEHLTQVAEPSEGYYNERESLKKQISLLESQLKDKELIIELLNRK
- a CDS encoding M949_RS01915 family surface polysaccharide biosynthesis protein, encoding MRPISFLLPLILMAAKPADQPIKTVQVPASAIPKDIKYSGKIINSVKYTDAGGDHLVITTETLSGTYLKDDADTRKAEIHAWNYDLKPGHQLLWKVADLSECPIVDVTAKYVPRTFAVTDLDHNGTAEVWLMYKTACRGDVSPSTMKIVMYEGQKKYAVRGTSRVALGKGESEGGAYTLDAAFKAAPERFRQYATSLWKKNINEVWE